Within the Nocardioides aurantiacus genome, the region GCCGGCCGAGCATGGCGTCGCGGACCGGTCCCCCGACCAGGGCGATCTCGTGGCCGGCGGCGGCGAAGCGGCGGCCGAGCTCGTCGGTCACCGGCGCCAGGCGGCGCAGCTCGCGCACCGTGCGCGCCTGGACGTCGCTGATCAGCAGAGGCTCCTCGGACACGAGGGACGAGTCTAGGGGGCGCGGGCCGGGCCGATCGGTAGCATCCCCCGGGTGCGAACCGCCAGCCCGACGACCCGCGTGCTGGCGGTGGTGGCACTCCTGGTGGCCCCGCTCGTCGGCGTCGCGCTCGGGGGCGCGACCGACCCGGCCGTCGCGGTCGAGGAGCCCGCGGCCACGCCGCTCACGGTGCGGCTGGACTCGATGTCCCCGGCGGTGCTGCCCCGCCGGGGCAGCATCACCCTGGAGGGCAGCGTCAGCAACGACTCCGAGGAGGACTGGGACGACGTCAACGTCACGCCGTTCTCCTCCACCACCCCGCTGACCACCCGCGAGGACCTGGCGCTCGCCGCGCAGACCCCGGAGCAGACGACCGTGGGCGAGCGGCTGGACGTCTTCGACGCGGTCGGCGACCTCGGTCCCGGGGAGTCGGCCGACTTCGCCGTGCGCGTCCCGGTCGGCGAGCTCCCGATCTCCGGCGACCCCGGGGCCTACTGGATCGGCGTCCACGCGCTCGGCACCGACGCCGCGGGCCGCGACGCCGTCGCCGACGGCCGGGCCCGCACGTTCGTCCCGCTGCTCACCCCGCGCCAGGCCCGCAGCGCCTCGGTCCCCGTCTCGCTCGTGCTGCCGCTGCGTCAGGCCGCCCGGCGCGCGGCCGACGGCAGCCTCGACGACCCGCAGCAGTGGGTCGACCTCAGCGCCGAGGAGGGCCGGCTGACGCGTCTCGCCGACCTCGCCGCCACGGCCGGCGACCGGCCGCTGACCTGGCTCGCCGACCCGGCGGTGCTCGACGCCCTCAGCGACCTCGGCCGGGGCAACCCGCCGGTCTCCCTCGAGACCCGCTCCGAGGGGAGCGACGAGGGGTCCGAGGAGGACGACCCGGAGGAGTCGCCCGCCCCGTCCGGCGGCAGCGACGCCGCCGGCGTGCCCGACGGGGCCGCAGCCGAGCGCGCCCGCGCGCTGGTGCAGCGCCTCCGCGACGAGCTGGACTCCCGCGACCTCCTCACCCTCCCGTACGCCGACCCGGACGCCGCCGCCCTGGCCCGTCGCCGTCCGCCGCTGCTCGCCCGGGCGGCCACGCTGTCCGAGCGGCGCACGGCCGCCCGCGACCTGGTGGGCCGCGCCGTCGTCGCCCCGCCGGGCGGGTTCTTCGACCCCGAGCTGGTCGAGGCCCTGCCCGAGGACGAGGACCTGCTGCTCAGCGACCAGGGCGAGCTCGCGCTCTCGCCCGCCTCGACCCTCGACGGCCGCCGCCTGACCCTCGCCGACGCCCGCACCTCCGCCGGCGGACCCGCCCCGGTCTCCGGCACCGACCCCCTGGC harbors:
- a CDS encoding DUF6049 family protein: MRTASPTTRVLAVVALLVAPLVGVALGGATDPAVAVEEPAATPLTVRLDSMSPAVLPRRGSITLEGSVSNDSEEDWDDVNVTPFSSTTPLTTREDLALAAQTPEQTTVGERLDVFDAVGDLGPGESADFAVRVPVGELPISGDPGAYWIGVHALGTDAAGRDAVADGRARTFVPLLTPRQARSASVPVSLVLPLRQAARRAADGSLDDPQQWVDLSAEEGRLTRLADLAATAGDRPLTWLADPAVLDALSDLGRGNPPVSLETRSEGSDEGSEEDDPEESPAPSGGSDAAGVPDGAAAERARALVQRLRDELDSRDLLTLPYADPDAAALARRRPPLLARAATLSERRTAARDLVGRAVVAPPGGFFDPELVEALPEDEDLLLSDQGELALSPASTLDGRRLTLADARTSAGGPAPVSGTDPLALRQRVLAEAATQVVAGDEVRPIVVTLPQRWDPGAAWREADLFDGLDTGWVRFAALPSGGTAYDGQLPYPRSQRAAEIGTDNLRAAVELAAAGRTLSDLLTGEDDVSDDLLGASLQAVSYSARRLPRLNVERTDALAAAARGELARVRVTGNDLVSLSSGSGDVTVTVVNDLEQPVTVGLRVETDAEVEIDTGEAVQLGPGQRSTARLPVRSSDGVHEVTMQPVTSDGAAVGEPFTFSLRTSEVGRVIWVVIAAGGVLLAVMIARRVVLRLRSRHRRERPTDPAKDVP